A window of the Buteo buteo chromosome 8, bButBut1.hap1.1, whole genome shotgun sequence genome harbors these coding sequences:
- the EIF1AX gene encoding eukaryotic translation initiation factor 1A, X-chromosomal encodes MPKNKGKGGKNRRRGKNENESEKRELVFKEDGQEYAQVIKMLGNGRLEALCFDGVKRLCHIRGKLRKKVWINTSDIILVGLRDYQDNKADVILKYNADEARSLKAYGELPEHAKINETDTFGPGDDDEIQFDDIGDDDEDIDDI; translated from the exons ATGCCCAAGAATAAAG GCAAAGGAGGTAAAAATAGGCGACGAGGTAAGAATGAGAATGAATCAGAAAAAAGAGAACTGGTGTTCAAGGAAGACGGGCAAG AATATGCCCAGGTGATCAAGATGTTAGGCAATGGAAGACTGGAGGCATTATGTTTTGATGGTGTGAAGAGGTTATGTCATATTAGAGGGAAACTAAGAAAAAAG GTTTGGATAAATACATCTGATATTATATTGGTTGGCTTAAGAGACTACCAG GATAACAAGGCTGATGTTATTCTAAAGTACAATGCAGATGAAGCCAGAAGTCTGAAAGCGTATGGGGAGCTTCCAGAACATG CTAAAATCAATGAAACAGACACATTTGGTCCAGGAGATGATGATGAAATCCAGTTTGATGATATTGGAGATGATGATGAAGATATTGATGAC atctAA